One stretch of Anabrus simplex isolate iqAnaSimp1 chromosome 3, ASM4041472v1, whole genome shotgun sequence DNA includes these proteins:
- the LOC136867238 gene encoding uncharacterized protein, with translation MLTRGVFSTWLVLAVIYTALGQEEDANTNETFRPFEPTRHELYRQFAQELHVVADAEEHVKQVYHTTTTNMRKSVSFSILEKLQGLMDSVGASVEDVLAIAENDGKTTSVTSCTSGKDVEAENVVKGALEEMRHCVEKLAAEGENFAQQAARIVSQMEDVLKKLVTAVEECLSANSDSSGDEKEQVKMCLVSEPVKELITAKENAFKPLTLIMEKVFATEKHPPECINELFHKAEDDILEMKKSITNCVKQTERDEL, from the coding sequence GCCTTGGGGCAGGAGGAGGACGCAAATACTAATGAGACCTTCCGACCATTCGAGCCGACACGTCATGAACTGTACAGGCAGTTTGCACAGGAGCTGCATGTTGTGGCGGACGCCGAAGAGCACGTCAAGCAGGTTTATCACACGACAACGACTAATATGAGAAAATCAGTTAGCTTCTCTATTCTCGAAAAATTGCAGGGATTGATGGACTCTGTTGGAGCAAGTGTAGAAGACGTGCTGGCGATTGCCGAAAACGATGGTAAAACTACAAGCGTCACCTCGTGCACCTCGGGGAAAGATGTGGAAGCAGAGAATGTAGTGAAGGGGGCCTTGGAGGAGATGAGACACTGTGTAGAAAAGTTGGCCGCTGAAGGGGAGAACTTCGCTCAGCAGGCAGCGCGTATTGTGTCGCAAATGGAGGATGTACTCAAGAAGTTGGTGACTGCTGTAGAGGAATGTCTCTCGGCAAACAGTGACTCGTCCGGGGACGAAAAGGAGCAAGTGAAGATGTGTTTGGTAAGTGAACCTGTCAAGGAACTGATCACGGCAAAGGAGAATGCCTTCAAACCACTCACGCTGATCATGGAAAAAGTGTTCGCCACTGAGAAACATCCGCCTGAATGTATCAATGAGCTATTTCACAAAGCGGAGGATGACATTCTCGAAATGAAGAAGAGCATCACAAACTGTGTTAAGCAAACTGAAAGAGATGAACTCTAG